The following proteins are encoded in a genomic region of Saccharopolyspora antimicrobica:
- a CDS encoding MFS transporter: MTRPAGVGDYRRFWAASTTSIFGTYVTTLALQVLAALTLHATATELGLLNAARWVPYLVLGLFVGVLVDRYRSKPMLVGADFARAVVLCAIPLLHLAGLLSLPVLIAFAALLGLLSLFFDAADQAFLPKLVPVSMLTSANARLEQSHAVAQTTGPLLAAALVKAVGAPLAILVDAISYLISGVLLAGIGTREQSAPRPQRRSVLTELREGASWVYRHRMLGPQSLAGHLWFLAHSMLTTVYVLYVLRAPDNGLGLGEVQLGISYACAGVGAVAGGALANRSGRRFGAGRTVVVTRALMPLPWLLVPLLGPNPAVIVLLGLSQLLFWVLMGLEGPNEMAYRQAVTPDRLQGRVNTTIRSLNRGAIVIGAPLGGLIADATSLRTALWAGIAGLIASAVVLAASPFRHATLPEPATPQTTS, encoded by the coding sequence ATGACGCGACCGGCCGGTGTTGGCGACTACCGCAGGTTCTGGGCCGCATCGACCACCTCGATCTTCGGGACCTACGTCACCACCCTCGCCTTGCAGGTCCTGGCCGCGCTCACCCTGCACGCCACCGCCACCGAACTCGGCCTGCTCAACGCCGCCCGCTGGGTGCCCTACCTGGTGCTGGGCCTGTTCGTCGGCGTCCTGGTCGACCGCTACCGCAGCAAACCCATGCTCGTCGGCGCCGACTTCGCCCGCGCGGTCGTGCTGTGCGCGATCCCGCTGCTGCACCTCGCCGGCCTGCTGAGCCTGCCGGTGCTCATCGCCTTCGCCGCGCTGCTGGGCCTGCTGTCGCTGTTCTTCGACGCCGCCGACCAGGCCTTCCTGCCGAAGTTGGTCCCGGTGAGCATGCTGACCTCGGCCAACGCGCGCCTGGAGCAGTCCCACGCCGTCGCCCAGACCACCGGGCCGCTGCTGGCCGCTGCCCTGGTCAAAGCCGTCGGCGCACCGCTGGCCATCCTGGTCGACGCGATCTCCTACCTGATCTCCGGTGTGCTGCTGGCGGGCATCGGCACGCGCGAGCAGTCCGCACCGCGCCCGCAGCGGCGCAGCGTGCTCACCGAGCTGCGCGAAGGCGCCTCCTGGGTCTACCGGCACCGCATGCTCGGGCCCCAATCCCTGGCCGGGCACCTGTGGTTCCTCGCCCACAGCATGCTGACCACCGTCTACGTCCTCTACGTGCTGCGCGCACCGGACAACGGCCTCGGGCTCGGCGAGGTGCAGCTGGGCATCAGCTACGCCTGCGCCGGTGTCGGGGCGGTGGCCGGTGGTGCGCTGGCCAACCGCAGCGGCCGCCGCTTCGGCGCCGGACGCACCGTCGTCGTGACCCGCGCGCTCATGCCGCTGCCGTGGCTGCTGGTGCCGCTGCTCGGGCCGAACCCGGCCGTGATCGTCCTCTTAGGACTCTCCCAGTTGCTGTTCTGGGTGCTCATGGGCCTGGAAGGCCCCAACGAGATGGCCTACCGGCAGGCCGTCACGCCCGACCGGCTGCAAGGCCGGGTGAACACCACCATCCGCTCCCTCAACCGCGGCGCGATCGTCATCGGCGCCCCGCTGGGCGGCCTCATCGCCGACGCCACCAGCCTGCGCACCGCCCTGTGGGCGGGCATCGCCGGACTCATCGCCTCAGCGGTGGTGCTGGCCGCGTCCCCGTTCCGGCACGCCACCCTCCCCGAGCCCGCCACGCCGCAAACCACGAGCTGA
- a CDS encoding malate dehydrogenase, translating to MTKAPVTVTVTGAAGQIGYALLFRIASGQLIGPDTPIKLRLLEIPQAVKAAEGTAMELDDCAFPLLQSIDITDDARTAFDGTNVALLVGARPRAKGMERGDLLEANGGIFKPQGEAINAGAAEDVRVLVVGNPANTNALIAQAHAPDVPAERFTAMTRLDHNRALTQLAQKLGVSVSEIKKLTIWGNHSATQYPDLFHAEVGGKIAAEQVEQSWLADEFIPTVAKRGAAIIEARGASSAASAANAAIDHVHTWVNGTPEGDWTSAAVVSDGSYGVPEGLISSFPVTARDGKFEIVQGLEIDEFSRARIDASVNELVEERDAVRKLGLI from the coding sequence ATGACCAAAGCTCCCGTCACCGTGACCGTCACCGGTGCGGCCGGTCAGATCGGCTACGCGTTGCTGTTCCGGATCGCTTCCGGTCAGCTCATCGGGCCCGACACCCCGATCAAGCTCCGCTTGCTGGAGATCCCGCAGGCGGTCAAGGCGGCCGAGGGCACCGCGATGGAGCTCGACGACTGCGCGTTCCCGCTGCTGCAGAGCATCGACATCACCGACGACGCGCGCACCGCTTTCGACGGCACCAACGTCGCGCTGCTGGTCGGCGCCCGCCCCCGCGCCAAGGGCATGGAGCGCGGTGACCTGCTGGAGGCCAACGGCGGCATCTTCAAGCCGCAGGGCGAGGCCATCAACGCCGGCGCGGCCGAGGACGTGCGCGTGCTGGTGGTCGGCAACCCGGCCAACACCAACGCGCTGATCGCCCAGGCCCACGCGCCGGACGTGCCTGCCGAGCGGTTCACCGCCATGACCCGCCTGGACCACAACCGGGCGCTGACCCAGCTGGCGCAGAAGCTGGGCGTGTCGGTCAGCGAGATCAAGAAGCTGACGATCTGGGGCAACCACTCCGCCACCCAGTACCCGGACCTCTTCCACGCCGAGGTCGGTGGCAAGATCGCCGCCGAGCAGGTCGAGCAGTCCTGGCTGGCCGACGAGTTCATCCCCACCGTCGCCAAGCGCGGCGCGGCCATCATCGAGGCCCGCGGTGCTTCCTCGGCGGCCTCGGCGGCCAACGCCGCGATCGACCACGTGCACACCTGGGTCAACGGCACCCCCGAGGGTGACTGGACCTCGGCCGCGGTCGTCTCCGACGGCTCCTACGGCGTGCCGGAGGGCCTGATCTCCTCGTTCCCGGTCACCGCCCGCGACGGCAAGTTCGAGATCGTGCAGGGCCTGGAGATCGACGAGTTCTCCCGCGCCCGCATCGACGCCTCGGTCAACGAGCTGGTCGAGGAGCGCGACGCCGTCCGCAAGCTCGGCCTGATCTGA
- a CDS encoding LysE family translocator, giving the protein MVSFGAVAGIAVVALGLVLTPGPNMIYLVSRSVTQGRRAGLVSLAGVAVGFLIYAAAASAGIAAVFTLVPALYTAVQVAGAVYLLWLAWQAVRPGGVSVFAPAAVPEHTAGRLFAMGLVTNLLNPKIAVLYVSLLPQFVDPSRGGVAGQSLLLSAVQIVVAVSVNALIVVTAGSVSGLLSRRPGWLRVQRYFMGAVLAGLAVQLLAGRARPA; this is encoded by the coding sequence GTGGTCAGTTTCGGTGCGGTGGCCGGGATCGCGGTGGTGGCGCTGGGTTTGGTGCTCACCCCGGGGCCGAACATGATCTACCTGGTGTCACGATCGGTGACGCAGGGACGGCGGGCCGGTCTGGTGTCACTGGCCGGGGTGGCGGTGGGGTTCCTGATCTACGCCGCGGCGGCTTCCGCCGGGATCGCCGCGGTGTTCACGCTGGTGCCCGCGCTCTACACCGCGGTGCAGGTGGCCGGGGCGGTGTACCTGCTGTGGCTGGCCTGGCAGGCGGTGCGCCCGGGCGGGGTGTCGGTGTTCGCCCCGGCGGCGGTGCCTGAGCACACCGCGGGCCGGTTGTTCGCGATGGGACTGGTGACCAACCTGCTCAACCCGAAGATCGCGGTGCTCTACGTGTCGTTGCTGCCGCAGTTCGTCGATCCGTCACGGGGCGGTGTGGCGGGGCAGAGCCTGCTGCTGAGCGCGGTGCAGATCGTGGTGGCGGTGTCGGTGAACGCGCTGATCGTGGTGACCGCGGGTTCGGTGTCGGGGCTGCTGTCGCGGCGGCCGGGGTGGCTGCGGGTGCAGCGGTACTTCATGGGCGCGGTGTTGGCGGGCCTGGCGGTGCAGTTGCTGGCCGGGCGGGCCCGCCCGGCCTGA
- a CDS encoding PQQ-dependent sugar dehydrogenase — protein MRAHRRRVAAITAAVLAATLTAAPPATAQEPITDPIPEEPIAAEFGLVLEQHAQLPATEATPPATDPRLIRHNRINHIGELPDGSGRQYVPDLNGPLYLLEDGRQHLYLDFRERFEHFFSGKGMGSGFGFVAFHPDFATNGKFYTVHSEGQGAITTRPPTYPNQPDAVVQSVVTEWTAQDPAADTFTGAQREIFRYGFTTHIHAVQQIDFNPTARPGDPDYGLLYLGVGDGGIGLDTDIPQDLSTPAGKLLRIDPAGSNGPGGRYGIPADNPFTGRPGALGEIYAVGMRDPHRFSWDPEDRRMFLGHIGQHAIEAVYEVRSGDNFGWSRREGAFTFDPQTQCYLYPLPEDDAKYGYTYPVAAYDHDPPPNWPCNSDSGHAVSGGQVYRGHDLPRLRGKYVFGDLVDGRVFYTETDRMRRGQPRAPLHELPLFDTTGKQLRMSDFVGDGRVDLRFGTDSQRNLYLLAKASGTIWKVTGTRPARDSEVTDTVRRDLVAHYDFEHPFAADDSRELDTGSSRTLLSLINGGQDMRVPDGAFPGSNNALQTRQITPDADGNDDWKAGVWDDNGTLSAFNATDGATVMGWFKMTGENPAPDTTTPDPGDRYNAVGLAGLLTGNSTGHEVRALLELIEVDGQLRLVALGRRLDGGASQTFAARQDWRELLPAGQWVHLAATFDYTTGQMALYRNGAPLPGFYTEPGDPWQVDGTGTTASTPRGIKIGGSFPGNDRERNPCHCRMDSLMFLDTAADHRTIAEQYRRFTHR, from the coding sequence ATGCGCGCGCACAGACGCCGGGTCGCCGCGATCACCGCTGCGGTGCTCGCCGCGACCCTGACCGCAGCACCACCGGCCACCGCTCAGGAACCGATCACCGACCCCATCCCCGAAGAACCCATCGCCGCGGAGTTCGGCCTGGTGCTGGAGCAGCACGCACAACTGCCCGCCACCGAGGCCACCCCGCCGGCCACCGACCCGCGGCTGATCCGCCACAACCGCATCAACCACATCGGCGAGCTGCCCGACGGCTCCGGCCGCCAGTACGTGCCCGACCTCAACGGCCCGCTGTACCTGCTCGAAGACGGCCGGCAGCACCTCTACCTGGACTTCCGGGAGCGCTTCGAGCACTTCTTCTCCGGCAAGGGCATGGGCAGCGGCTTCGGGTTCGTCGCCTTCCACCCCGACTTCGCCACCAACGGCAAGTTCTACACCGTGCACTCCGAGGGCCAAGGAGCCATCACCACCCGACCGCCCACCTACCCCAACCAGCCCGACGCCGTCGTGCAGAGCGTGGTCACCGAGTGGACCGCGCAAGACCCGGCCGCCGACACCTTCACCGGCGCCCAGCGCGAGATCTTCCGCTACGGATTCACCACCCACATCCACGCCGTCCAGCAGATCGACTTCAACCCCACCGCCCGCCCCGGCGACCCCGACTACGGGCTGCTCTACCTCGGCGTCGGCGACGGCGGCATCGGCCTGGACACTGACATCCCGCAGGACCTGAGCACCCCGGCCGGCAAACTGCTGCGCATCGATCCCGCCGGCAGCAACGGCCCGGGCGGCCGGTACGGCATCCCCGCCGACAACCCCTTCACCGGCCGGCCCGGTGCGCTGGGCGAGATCTACGCGGTGGGCATGCGCGACCCGCACCGCTTCAGCTGGGATCCCGAAGACCGCCGCATGTTCCTCGGGCACATCGGCCAGCACGCCATCGAAGCCGTCTACGAGGTGCGCTCCGGCGACAACTTCGGCTGGAGCCGGCGCGAGGGCGCGTTCACCTTCGACCCGCAAACCCAGTGCTACCTCTACCCGCTGCCCGAGGACGACGCGAAATACGGCTACACCTACCCGGTCGCGGCCTACGACCACGACCCGCCGCCGAACTGGCCGTGCAACTCCGACAGCGGCCACGCCGTCTCCGGCGGCCAGGTCTACCGCGGCCACGACCTGCCGCGGCTGCGCGGGAAGTACGTCTTCGGCGACCTCGTCGACGGCCGGGTGTTCTACACCGAGACCGACCGGATGCGCCGCGGTCAGCCGCGCGCGCCGCTGCACGAGCTCCCGCTGTTCGACACCACCGGCAAGCAGCTGCGGATGAGCGACTTCGTCGGCGACGGGCGCGTGGACCTGCGCTTCGGCACCGACTCGCAGCGCAACCTCTACCTGCTGGCCAAGGCCAGCGGCACGATCTGGAAGGTCACCGGCACCCGCCCGGCCCGCGATTCCGAGGTCACCGACACCGTGCGCCGCGACCTGGTGGCCCACTACGACTTCGAGCACCCCTTCGCCGCCGACGACTCCCGCGAACTCGACACCGGCTCCTCGCGCACCCTGCTGTCGCTGATCAACGGCGGGCAGGACATGCGGGTGCCCGACGGGGCGTTCCCCGGCAGCAACAACGCCCTGCAAACCCGGCAGATCACGCCCGACGCCGACGGCAACGACGACTGGAAAGCCGGGGTCTGGGACGACAACGGCACGCTGTCGGCGTTCAACGCCACCGACGGCGCCACCGTGATGGGCTGGTTCAAGATGACCGGCGAGAACCCAGCACCCGACACCACCACACCCGATCCCGGCGATCGGTACAACGCCGTCGGTCTGGCCGGGCTGCTCACCGGCAACTCCACCGGCCACGAGGTGCGGGCCCTGCTGGAGCTGATCGAGGTCGACGGGCAGCTGCGGCTGGTGGCCCTGGGCCGCCGCCTCGACGGCGGCGCCTCGCAGACCTTCGCCGCCCGGCAGGACTGGCGCGAACTGCTGCCCGCAGGACAGTGGGTGCACCTGGCGGCGACGTTCGACTACACCACCGGGCAGATGGCGCTGTACCGCAACGGCGCACCGCTGCCCGGCTTCTACACCGAACCGGGCGACCCGTGGCAGGTCGACGGCACCGGCACCACCGCCTCCACCCCGCGCGGCATCAAGATCGGCGGCAGCTTCCCCGGCAACGACCGGGAGCGCAACCCCTGCCACTGCCGCATGGACTCGCTGATGTTCCTCGACACCGCCGCCGACCACCGAACCATCGCCGAGCAGTACCGCCGCTTCACCCACCGCTGA
- a CDS encoding GNAT family N-acetyltransferase — MDRPAEEIALESAVLRRWRSTDLAALHRVVTEALPHLRPWMPWAAGDYSLESAAAFLQKTQDNWHTGRAFTYAITVGGTIAGCISLERRIGPTGLEIGYWLHPGHTGRGLVTTAAAELVDRALALPGVDHVEIWHDAGNTASGAVPQRLGFTCVDRRSPPRELPTSPGEAGIDVIWRLTR, encoded by the coding sequence ATGGACCGCCCTGCCGAGGAGATCGCCCTGGAATCGGCGGTGCTGCGTCGCTGGCGCAGCACCGACCTCGCCGCGCTGCACCGCGTGGTCACCGAAGCACTGCCGCACCTGCGGCCGTGGATGCCGTGGGCGGCCGGTGACTACTCGCTGGAGAGCGCCGCGGCCTTCCTCCAGAAGACCCAGGACAACTGGCACACCGGCCGAGCCTTCACCTACGCCATCACCGTCGGCGGCACCATCGCCGGCTGCATCTCCCTGGAACGCCGGATCGGCCCCACCGGCCTGGAGATCGGCTACTGGCTGCACCCCGGCCACACCGGGCGCGGCCTGGTCACCACCGCGGCCGCCGAGCTCGTCGACCGAGCGCTGGCCCTGCCCGGCGTCGACCACGTCGAGATCTGGCACGACGCGGGCAACACCGCCAGCGGAGCAGTCCCGCAGCGCCTCGGCTTCACCTGCGTCGACCGCCGCAGCCCGCCCCGCGAACTGCCCACCAGCCCCGGCGAAGCAGGCATCGACGTCATCTGGCGGCTGACCCGCTGA
- the sph gene encoding sphingomyelin phosphodiesterase, which produces MKIRIAFTSLAVVLSGLAAPTAVAAADGPRIASYNVFMLPRSLFPNWGQLERADLLASEGVLAGQDVVVVQEAFDNEASQRLLDNLTGDYPHQTPVLGRSRDGWDATLGSYSDTRPEDGGVAVLSRWPVAERVQYVFGPGCGADATSNKGFVYTRIDSPTGPVHVIGTHLQADDNACGDRAPGVRAGQLGEIAQFVRDRAIPAAEPVVVAGDLNIDATAEEFTAALSTLGATAPETTGHPFSYDPATNSVAAYQAPGWPGQQLDHVLPLAGHGQQSWISETRAVHSPEWSVTSWGQTYTYTDFSDHYPVFAHPA; this is translated from the coding sequence GTGAAGATACGAATCGCTTTCACGTCTTTGGCGGTGGTGTTGAGCGGGCTGGCCGCCCCGACCGCCGTGGCCGCCGCCGACGGCCCCCGGATCGCCTCCTACAACGTGTTCATGCTGCCGCGTTCGCTGTTCCCGAACTGGGGACAGCTGGAGCGCGCCGACCTGCTGGCCTCCGAAGGCGTGCTGGCGGGCCAGGACGTCGTGGTGGTGCAGGAGGCCTTCGACAACGAGGCCTCGCAACGCCTGCTGGACAACCTCACCGGTGACTACCCGCACCAGACGCCGGTGCTGGGGCGCTCGCGGGACGGCTGGGACGCCACGCTGGGGTCCTATTCGGACACCCGCCCCGAGGACGGCGGGGTGGCGGTGCTCAGCCGCTGGCCGGTGGCCGAGCGCGTCCAGTACGTCTTCGGGCCGGGATGCGGCGCCGACGCCACCTCCAACAAGGGATTCGTCTACACCCGCATCGACTCGCCCACCGGCCCGGTGCACGTCATCGGCACTCATCTGCAGGCCGACGACAACGCCTGCGGCGACCGCGCGCCGGGCGTGCGGGCCGGTCAGCTGGGCGAGATCGCGCAGTTCGTGCGGGACCGGGCGATCCCGGCCGCCGAACCGGTGGTGGTGGCCGGCGACCTCAACATCGACGCCACGGCCGAGGAGTTCACCGCCGCGCTGAGCACCCTGGGCGCCACCGCACCGGAGACCACCGGGCACCCCTTCTCCTACGACCCGGCGACCAACTCGGTGGCCGCCTACCAGGCACCGGGCTGGCCGGGTCAGCAGCTCGACCACGTGCTGCCGCTGGCCGGGCACGGGCAGCAGAGCTGGATCTCGGAGACCCGGGCGGTGCACTCGCCGGAGTGGTCGGTGACCTCGTGGGGCCAGACCTACACCTACACCGACTTCTCCGACCACTACCCGGTCTTCGCGCACCCGGCGTAG
- a CDS encoding YdeI/OmpD-associated family protein, protein MNSQPVPGGPVHELPADLRDALIADGAVLAAWHDITPLARNEFICWVEDAKQAATRERRIRRTQEELLEGKRRPCCWPGCKHRERNGR, encoded by the coding sequence GTGAACAGCCAGCCAGTACCCGGTGGGCCGGTGCACGAGCTGCCCGCAGACCTGCGCGACGCGCTCATCGCCGATGGCGCGGTGCTCGCGGCGTGGCACGACATCACACCGCTGGCCCGCAACGAGTTCATCTGCTGGGTCGAGGACGCCAAGCAGGCGGCCACCCGCGAGCGCCGCATCCGCCGGACGCAGGAAGAGCTGCTGGAGGGCAAGCGCCGCCCCTGCTGCTGGCCCGGGTGCAAGCACCGCGAGCGCAACGGGCGGTAG
- a CDS encoding DUF899 family protein → MTKHDQPQAAPEVVDRAAFDEALAEQVAAEKEVTRHNDRVAAARRRLPMVEVTDYLFTGPDGPIPLTGLFGDTYLLVVQNVMFGSDWDEGCPSCTWAVDNLPATTQRLSEEAIAFAMISQAPIDKLEAWRAERGWEHLWVSSAGTTYHYDWGWTQRDEPGGEVLRPGYSYYLLKDGKPYLTYMTTARGVEAVLPVAQMMDRTAYGRQQDWEDSPAGWPQYPTYG, encoded by the coding sequence ATGACCAAGCACGACCAGCCGCAGGCCGCACCGGAGGTCGTCGACCGCGCGGCGTTCGACGAGGCGCTCGCCGAACAGGTCGCCGCGGAGAAGGAGGTCACCCGGCACAACGACCGGGTCGCCGCCGCCCGGCGCCGGCTGCCGATGGTGGAGGTCACCGACTACCTCTTCACCGGACCCGACGGACCAATACCGCTGACCGGGCTGTTCGGCGACACCTACCTGCTGGTGGTGCAGAACGTGATGTTCGGCTCCGACTGGGACGAGGGATGTCCCAGCTGCACGTGGGCGGTGGACAACCTGCCCGCCACCACGCAGCGGTTGTCCGAGGAGGCGATCGCGTTCGCGATGATCTCCCAGGCTCCGATCGACAAGCTCGAGGCCTGGCGCGCCGAGCGGGGCTGGGAGCACCTGTGGGTCTCCTCGGCCGGGACGACCTACCACTACGACTGGGGCTGGACGCAGCGCGACGAGCCGGGCGGTGAGGTGCTGCGGCCCGGCTACTCCTACTACTTGCTCAAGGACGGCAAGCCGTACCTGACGTACATGACCACCGCGCGGGGCGTCGAGGCGGTGCTGCCGGTGGCGCAGATGATGGACCGCACCGCCTACGGGCGCCAGCAGGACTGGGAGGACAGTCCCGCGGGCTGGCCGCAGTACCCGACTTACGGGTGA
- a CDS encoding VOC family protein codes for MRISRLQFVSVPVGDQARSRDFYVDVLGFELVVDLAGPHGRFLMVAPPGSPSGVVLVDFPVGGMELNGPVHLQFHTEDVEADVAELRAAGVQAGDVQAMPWGRATSFTDPDGNAISLLEPSRMGDRPAAT; via the coding sequence ATGCGCATCTCACGCCTGCAGTTCGTGTCCGTTCCGGTCGGCGACCAGGCCCGCTCCCGCGACTTCTACGTCGACGTGCTCGGTTTCGAGCTGGTGGTGGACCTGGCAGGCCCGCACGGCCGGTTCCTGATGGTCGCTCCGCCCGGTTCGCCCAGCGGCGTGGTGCTGGTGGACTTCCCGGTGGGCGGCATGGAGCTCAACGGCCCGGTGCACCTGCAGTTCCACACCGAGGACGTGGAGGCCGATGTCGCCGAGCTGCGCGCGGCGGGCGTGCAGGCCGGCGACGTGCAGGCGATGCCGTGGGGCCGGGCGACGTCGTTCACCGATCCCGACGGCAACGCGATCTCGTTGCTGGAGCCCTCTCGGATGGGTGATCGCCCGGCCGCGACCTGA